Proteins encoded together in one Rhipicephalus sanguineus isolate Rsan-2018 chromosome 9, BIME_Rsan_1.4, whole genome shotgun sequence window:
- the LOC119405175 gene encoding protein LZIC, with protein sequence MASRGQTETSKLKERLEEQLDRLMAQLGDLEECRAELDEDEYEDTKRETLEQLREFQQSLAKIVSGDMTLVDQLSSMQLAIQAAISDAFRTPEVIRMFAKKQPDQLRERLSQLQRDAKIGRLSEDELAPQKLEILAALKKLKASLLPEEEHYLEKHASKALLDFDQVGEDATDANRLLDVAGSQVKAAAQR encoded by the exons ATGGCGTCGCGCGGTCAAACCGAAACGAGCAAGCTTAAGGAGCGACTCGAAGAACAGCTCGATCGTCTCATGGCGCAGCTAGGCGATCTCGAAGAGTGTCGAGCCGAGCTCGATGAGGACGAGTACGAAGACACGAAGCGAGAGACGCTCGAACAGCTGCGCGAGTTCCAGCAGTCACTGGCCAAGATCGTGTCGGGAGATATGACTCTGGTTGACCAGCTGAGCAGCATGCAGCTAGCCATACAG GCAGCCATCAGCGATGCATTCCGGACGCCCGAGGTGATCCGGATGTTCGCGAAAAAGCAGCCAGACCAGCTGCGCGAGCGCCTCTCGCAGCTGCAGCGGGACGCCAAGATCGGCCGTCTCAGCGAGGACGAGCTGGCACCGCAGAAGCTCGAGATCCTCGCCGCCCTCAAGAAGCTCAAGGCCAGCCTGCTTCCCGAAGAGGAGCACTACCTCGAGAAGCACGCTAGCAAGGCACTGCTCGACTTCGACCAAGTCGGCGAGGACGCGACGGATGCGAACCGACTGCTCGACGTGGCGGGCTCCCAAGTCAAGGCCGCCGCGCAGCGGTGA